In the Maribacter sp. MJ134 genome, one interval contains:
- the folE gene encoding GTP cyclohydrolase I FolE, with protein sequence MKIEGTLEDHFEQLGDDHVSTSEETPLREDAFVLTDEEKIGRIKESVREIMLTLGLDLEDDSLKGTPNRVAKMFVKEIFGGLHPERKPKSSTFDNKYKYGEMLVEKNITLYSTCEHHLLPIVGRAHVAYISKGTVVGLSKMNRIVDYFAKRPQVQERLNIQIVRELQNVLGTDDVACVIDAKHLCVNSRGIRDIESSTVTAEYGGKFKDEAVRREFLDYINLETNF encoded by the coding sequence ATGAAAATAGAAGGTACATTGGAAGACCATTTTGAACAGCTTGGAGATGATCATGTCTCTACATCAGAAGAAACACCATTACGTGAAGATGCCTTTGTCTTAACCGATGAAGAAAAAATTGGAAGAATAAAAGAGAGCGTTAGAGAAATAATGCTTACACTAGGTCTGGATTTAGAGGATGACAGCCTAAAGGGAACTCCCAATAGGGTAGCAAAAATGTTCGTTAAGGAGATTTTTGGTGGTCTACATCCGGAGAGAAAACCCAAATCTTCCACTTTTGACAACAAGTACAAGTATGGAGAAATGTTGGTGGAAAAGAACATCACCCTCTACTCCACCTGTGAGCATCATCTGTTACCTATTGTTGGTAGGGCACATGTAGCCTATATTTCCAAAGGAACAGTTGTTGGACTTTCCAAAATGAATAGAATAGTGGATTATTTCGCCAAAAGACCTCAAGTACAGGAGCGCCTAAATATTCAAATTGTAAGAGAACTCCAGAACGTATTGGGCACCGATGATGTGGCATGCGTAATAGACGCCAAACATTTATGTGTAAACTCAAGAGGAATAAGGGATATTGAGAGTAGCACGGTTACTGCGGAATATGGCGGCAAATTTAAAGATGAGGCCGTGAGAAGGGAGTTTTTGGACTACATCAATTTAGAAACCAATTTTTAA
- the cysS gene encoding cysteine--tRNA ligase, whose translation MQLYEQQTIKVHNSLTGKKEIFSPLNEGHIGMYVCGPTVYSNVHLGNCRTFMSFDMILRYFRHLGYKVRYVRNITDAGHLVDDAEDGEDKIAKKARLEQLEPMEVVQRYTVDFHNILEKFNFLPPSIEPTATGHIIEQIEIIKDIIAKGYAYEINNSVYFDVVKFNQTNDYGKLSGRKLEDMIANTRELAAQDEKKSPQDFALWKRAEPQHIMRWPSPWGDGFPGWHLECTAMSTKYLGETFDIHGGGMDLKFPHHECEIAQAEASNGKSPVQYWLHANMLTLNGKKMAKSTGNSILPGEIFSGENDILSKAFSPSMVRFFMMQAHYTSILDISNDALLASEKGFNKLMEAISSLKSLSTGKTTDFDVVSWKTACYAAMNDDFNTPILIAKLFDAVKHINLIKEGNESITKEDKEELQNTLHSFVFDVLGLESKSSSNAGTEKLEGVVALLIQMRKEARENKDFATSDKIRDQLASLGIQLKDGKEGTTFSVS comes from the coding sequence ATGCAATTGTACGAACAACAGACAATTAAAGTACATAATTCACTTACCGGCAAAAAAGAAATTTTCAGTCCATTGAACGAGGGGCATATTGGAATGTATGTTTGTGGACCTACGGTATACAGCAACGTACATCTCGGTAATTGCCGTACCTTTATGTCTTTTGATATGATTCTCAGGTACTTCCGTCATTTAGGATATAAAGTAAGGTATGTACGTAATATTACCGATGCCGGTCATTTAGTGGACGATGCCGAAGATGGTGAAGACAAGATAGCCAAAAAGGCACGATTAGAGCAGTTAGAGCCGATGGAAGTGGTACAACGCTATACGGTTGACTTCCATAATATCTTGGAAAAGTTCAACTTTCTACCACCTAGTATAGAGCCTACGGCCACGGGCCATATCATAGAGCAAATCGAAATTATAAAGGATATCATCGCAAAGGGATATGCCTATGAAATTAACAACTCCGTTTATTTTGATGTGGTCAAGTTTAACCAAACCAACGATTACGGAAAGTTAAGCGGACGAAAGTTGGAGGACATGATTGCAAATACACGGGAACTTGCCGCCCAAGACGAGAAAAAGAGTCCTCAAGACTTTGCCTTATGGAAACGTGCGGAACCGCAACATATCATGAGATGGCCGTCTCCTTGGGGCGATGGTTTCCCCGGCTGGCACCTAGAATGTACCGCAATGAGCACCAAGTATCTTGGAGAGACCTTTGATATTCATGGAGGAGGAATGGACTTAAAATTTCCACACCATGAATGTGAGATTGCGCAAGCGGAAGCGAGTAATGGAAAATCTCCCGTGCAATATTGGCTGCATGCGAATATGCTCACCTTAAACGGTAAAAAAATGGCAAAATCTACTGGGAACAGTATCTTGCCGGGCGAGATATTTTCTGGAGAGAATGACATTTTGAGTAAAGCCTTCTCCCCTTCCATGGTGCGCTTTTTTATGATGCAGGCGCATTACACCAGTATTTTAGATATTAGTAACGACGCTCTCTTAGCTTCAGAAAAAGGCTTTAACAAGCTTATGGAGGCCATAAGTTCATTAAAATCCTTATCCACAGGAAAGACAACCGATTTTGATGTGGTCTCTTGGAAAACGGCTTGCTATGCAGCCATGAACGATGATTTTAATACGCCAATTTTAATTGCCAAGCTTTTTGATGCTGTAAAGCATATTAATCTTATCAAAGAAGGTAACGAATCGATAACAAAAGAAGATAAAGAAGAGCTTCAGAACACCTTACATAGTTTTGTTTTTGATGTACTAGGGCTAGAAAGTAAGAGCAGCTCTAATGCCGGAACCGAAAAGTTAGAAGGTGTGGTAGCACTCTTGATTCAAATGAGAAAAGAAGCAAGGGAAAATAAGGATTTCGCGACCTCTGATAAGATTAGAGACCAATTGGCTTCCCTAGGTATACAGTTAAAGGACGGAAAAGAAGGAACCACTTTTAGTGTATCTTAG
- the yidD gene encoding membrane protein insertion efficiency factor YidD, whose amino-acid sequence MKKILIAPFIALVRFYQLAISPYTPATCRYSPTCSQYTLEALKKHGLFKGGWLATKRIFSCNPWGGNGYDPVP is encoded by the coding sequence ATGAAAAAAATCTTGATAGCACCTTTTATCGCTTTAGTAAGATTTTATCAATTGGCCATTTCACCCTACACACCTGCTACATGCAGATATTCCCCTACCTGCTCTCAATATACTTTAGAAGCATTAAAAAAACACGGCCTTTTTAAGGGAGGTTGGCTGGCCACAAAGAGAATATTTAGCTGTAATCCTTGGGGAGGAAACGGTTACGACCCCGTTCCTTAA
- the lgt gene encoding prolipoprotein diacylglyceryl transferase, whose amino-acid sequence MHFLGITWNPNETLFNIGFVQIKYYNLSWIIAFALGWYIMKKIFVREKKSVEQLDSLFIHTVLGTMLGARLGHVFFYDWPYYKNHLLEILLPIRESNAGSLFFGLIDGYEFTGFTGLASHGAIIGVFVAVYIFTRKFPEFSMLWLLDRMVVPFGMIAFIRFGNFFNSEINGKVVDENFIFATRFIRDSDDLHPSKALAVTQEKTLDAAYHAIENNPQFAQYLAEIPYRHPAQVYEGVAYIFIFIILYLLYWKTDKRHKSGYLFGLFLVLLWTIRFFVEFVKKSQGGFEESLGVLSTGQWLSIPFIFIGLFFMFKPAKKG is encoded by the coding sequence ATGCATTTCTTAGGTATTACTTGGAATCCGAACGAGACATTGTTCAATATAGGATTTGTACAGATCAAATATTATAATCTATCGTGGATTATAGCTTTTGCCCTGGGATGGTATATAATGAAAAAGATTTTTGTTCGTGAGAAAAAATCCGTGGAACAATTAGACTCGCTTTTTATACATACGGTTTTAGGCACCATGTTAGGAGCTAGACTGGGGCATGTTTTTTTCTATGACTGGCCTTATTACAAAAATCATTTATTAGAAATATTATTACCCATTAGAGAAAGCAATGCGGGAAGCCTGTTCTTTGGATTGATTGATGGTTATGAGTTTACGGGATTTACTGGGCTAGCAAGTCATGGTGCTATTATAGGGGTGTTCGTAGCGGTGTATATTTTTACAAGAAAGTTTCCAGAATTCAGTATGCTGTGGCTTTTGGATAGAATGGTCGTACCTTTTGGAATGATTGCCTTTATTCGTTTTGGCAATTTTTTCAATTCTGAAATCAATGGCAAAGTAGTCGATGAGAACTTTATTTTCGCCACGAGGTTTATACGCGATTCAGATGACTTACATCCGTCCAAGGCATTAGCTGTCACTCAGGAAAAAACCTTGGATGCCGCTTATCACGCTATTGAAAATAATCCGCAATTTGCACAGTATCTGGCAGAAATTCCCTATCGCCATCCTGCACAAGTTTACGAAGGAGTAGCCTACATATTTATTTTCATCATATTATACCTTCTATATTGGAAAACGGACAAGCGACACAAATCCGGATATTTGTTCGGTTTGTTTTTAGTGCTGCTCTGGACCATAAGATTCTTTGTAGAATTCGTTAAGAAAAGTCAAGGTGGTTTTGAAGAATCCCTAGGGGTACTTTCAACAGGTCAATGGTTGAGTATTCCTTTTATTTTTATCGGTCTGTTTTTCATGTTCAAACCTGCTAAAAAGGGGTAG
- a CDS encoding DUF192 domain-containing protein yields MKFLNGYFLSIFLLATITGCKEEAKKVIKTETIAFTKEGTLQILKQETDSVLVNLDIEIAETDYETQTGLMYRKGMDDNQAMLFVFPDVAMHSFYMKNTEFPLDIIYIDENLRIASFQENAQPFDENGLSSQVPIKYVLEINAGLSESLTLEIGDQITFTRK; encoded by the coding sequence ATGAAATTTTTAAATGGGTACTTTTTATCAATCTTTCTTTTGGCTACTATAACCGGTTGTAAAGAAGAGGCTAAAAAAGTAATTAAGACAGAAACCATAGCCTTTACCAAAGAGGGTACGCTACAAATTCTGAAACAGGAAACTGATTCGGTGTTGGTTAATCTTGATATTGAAATTGCAGAGACGGATTACGAAACACAGACAGGGCTAATGTATAGAAAGGGTATGGATGATAATCAGGCCATGCTGTTCGTTTTTCCCGATGTTGCCATGCACTCGTTCTACATGAAAAATACGGAATTCCCCCTGGACATCATCTATATTGATGAAAATCTGAGGATTGCCAGTTTTCAGGAGAATGCGCAGCCTTTTGATGAAAATGGACTTTCCTCCCAAGTACCCATTAAATATGTTCTAGAAATTAATGCCGGTCTCTCGGAAAGCCTAACCTTAGAAATAGGGGACCAAATTACGTTTACAAGAAAATAG
- a CDS encoding GNAT family N-acetyltransferase: MNYLLEGQETERLYFRKVLASDFNDWLPFHQEPLSSQFWDGLPIDPEVACREQFNRTFERYKQGLGGMNALISKNEGVLIGLCGLLVQEVDEVRELEIGYSILPKYWQQGFAFEAAQKCKQYAFSQRWPSHLISIIHIDNIPSQRVALKNGMLLEKTTTYKNNPVHIYGINA; the protein is encoded by the coding sequence ATGAACTACCTTTTAGAGGGTCAAGAAACGGAGCGATTGTACTTTAGAAAAGTATTGGCTTCCGATTTTAATGATTGGCTTCCGTTTCATCAAGAACCACTCAGTTCACAATTTTGGGATGGACTACCGATAGACCCTGAGGTAGCCTGCAGAGAACAATTTAATCGCACGTTCGAACGCTATAAACAAGGTTTAGGTGGTATGAACGCACTTATCTCCAAAAATGAAGGGGTTCTCATTGGGCTGTGCGGACTTCTTGTTCAGGAGGTCGACGAAGTGCGTGAATTAGAGATAGGTTATTCTATTTTACCAAAGTATTGGCAACAGGGATTCGCTTTTGAAGCAGCCCAAAAGTGCAAGCAATACGCTTTTTCGCAACGATGGCCCTCACATTTGATTTCAATCATTCATATTGATAATATCCCCTCGCAAAGAGTAGCGCTTAAAAATGGAATGCTCTTAGAGAAAACTACCACCTACAAGAATAATCCGGTTCATATTTATGGAATCAACGCCTGA
- a CDS encoding ATP-binding cassette domain-containing protein, producing the protein MESTPDMKKHCAVLIDNKSQKKGLIHAILRNEQSFFKFLGTKKGTLFSPVMLSQLIDEEERHNHKIIHQKQPLRTMSSGEQKKALLRHILESKPDYIILDNPFDSLDHSFQKELKNLLLEVSGDFIFIQLVSRVTDILPFINQFTKLNGDRLESIGEMPTVIKPQSDFLNGKIPAAIVPIRMDNELLIAFKNVSVSYEDKAILNNINWTVKKGEFWQLIGNNGSGKSTLLSMITGDNPKAYGQNILLFGKRKGTGESVWDIKQKLGYFSPVMTYKFSGRFTIEQMLISGFNDSIGLYTKPTEVQKRKAKEWLQLLNLWPEKDMLFADSSLGQKRLIMTVRAMVKHPPLLILDEPTTGMDDEAAALLVALVNKIAKETDTAIIYVSHRNETGLQPQYTYQLHMSPKGSIGVIKK; encoded by the coding sequence ATGGAATCAACGCCTGACATGAAAAAACACTGTGCCGTACTTATCGACAACAAATCTCAAAAAAAGGGACTTATTCATGCCATACTCAGGAATGAACAGTCTTTTTTCAAGTTTTTAGGAACAAAAAAAGGGACCTTGTTTTCTCCTGTAATGTTATCACAATTGATAGATGAAGAAGAGCGTCATAATCACAAAATAATACATCAAAAACAGCCGTTGCGGACTATGTCCAGCGGAGAACAAAAAAAAGCCCTATTACGACACATTTTAGAATCAAAACCAGATTACATCATTCTAGATAATCCGTTCGATAGTCTTGACCATAGTTTTCAAAAAGAACTGAAAAACCTATTACTGGAAGTCTCAGGAGATTTTATTTTTATACAATTGGTTAGCAGGGTCACTGATATCCTACCTTTTATCAACCAGTTTACCAAACTGAACGGAGACCGATTAGAATCCATTGGTGAGATGCCTACTGTTATTAAACCACAAAGCGATTTTCTTAATGGAAAAATTCCTGCTGCCATAGTACCTATCCGAATGGACAATGAACTGTTGATAGCATTTAAGAACGTTTCCGTTTCGTACGAGGACAAAGCTATTTTAAACAATATCAATTGGACCGTTAAGAAAGGTGAGTTCTGGCAGTTAATCGGTAATAATGGCTCTGGAAAATCAACCCTATTATCCATGATTACGGGAGATAATCCAAAAGCATACGGCCAAAATATATTACTTTTCGGAAAGCGAAAGGGCACAGGGGAAAGTGTGTGGGACATCAAACAGAAGCTGGGCTATTTTTCACCTGTAATGACCTATAAATTCAGTGGTAGGTTCACCATAGAGCAAATGCTCATATCCGGATTCAATGACTCCATAGGCCTGTACACAAAACCCACTGAAGTTCAAAAAAGAAAAGCAAAAGAGTGGCTACAGCTTTTAAACCTTTGGCCTGAAAAAGATATGCTTTTCGCCGATAGTTCACTGGGGCAAAAGCGTTTAATAATGACGGTGAGAGCTATGGTTAAACACCCGCCATTATTGATTTTAGATGAACCCACCACGGGCATGGATGATGAGGCTGCCGCTCTTCTAGTGGCCTTGGTCAACAAAATAGCCAAAGAAACCGATACCGCCATCATCTATGTTTCACATAGGAACGAAACGGGTTTACAACCCCAATATACATATCAACTACACATGAGCCCCAAGGGATCTATTGGAGTAATCAAAAAATAA
- the secDF gene encoding protein translocase subunit SecDF: protein MQNKGLIKLFALLFGLVSIYQLSYTFITNKVEKEAGIFAASKISEAEEDYISKREALEASYLDSIGTNPILGYTNYEEAKKKELNKGLDLKGGINVTLQISVKDILKGLANNTKNPVFNKALADADTASKNSDDTYIELFFEAFDNIKGETKLASPDIFANKGLSDEINFQMTDDEVKPIIRRKIDESIVSAFEVLRERIDGFGVTQPNIQREGNSGRILVELPGARDIARAQDLLSSTAQLEFWETYPQSNTSFSTFLIQANEKLKSIVEVDEPEPVKEESELDSLLSDVSADSLDLATQVNPLYELLIPANPGSNAMFQAAIKDTATIGSYLRMPEIRRLLPADIQFVKFVWERPSSDDVEVINLYALKSNRDGTPRISGDVVSDARGEFDQFSKPVVTMNMNSKGSKLWQKLTSDANVNQTGIAVVLDNKVYTAPGCSVVGGITGGRTEISGDFTVNETKDIANVLRAGKLPASAEIIQSEIVGPSLGQEAIDSGFMSFLIAMAIVLLWMIFYYGKAGAFADIALLLNILLIFGVLTSLNAVLTLPGIAGIVLTIGMSVDANVLIFERIKEELAKGKGKSQAVADGFGNALSSILDANITTGLTAIILFIFGSGPIKGFATTLIIGILTSLFTAIFITRLLVDWYISGKGRTLDFSTSITKGLFKNLSIDFLVKRKIAYVISGILVAVGLFSLFFGPGLQQGVDFVGGRSYTVRFEQPVNPSEIASELNTVFGSGTNVKTYGESNQIKITTPYKVDVEGIEVDAEIQDKLYTSLQKYLPDGITEQAFSVGSDDKSIGILQSVKVGPTIADDIKKNAFLAILGSLAVVFLYILLRFRRWQFSLGAVVAVFHDVLIVLGVFSILGKVLPFNMEIDQAFIAAILTVIGYSLNDTVVVFDRIREVIAERGWKGGANINSAINSTLGRTLNTSLTTLVVLLAIFIFGGESLRGFMFAMIVGVIIGTYSSVFIATPIMYDALSKKITSGSKE, encoded by the coding sequence ATGCAAAACAAAGGACTTATAAAGCTATTTGCTTTATTGTTTGGGTTAGTTAGTATCTACCAGCTATCCTATACTTTTATCACCAACAAAGTAGAAAAAGAGGCCGGTATCTTCGCCGCAAGTAAAATTTCTGAAGCTGAAGAGGATTATATCTCTAAGCGAGAGGCGCTCGAAGCGAGTTATCTAGATTCCATAGGCACTAACCCCATACTTGGTTATACCAATTATGAGGAAGCAAAGAAGAAAGAACTTAATAAAGGCCTTGACCTTAAAGGAGGTATTAACGTAACCCTTCAGATTTCGGTTAAGGATATTTTGAAAGGTTTGGCCAATAACACCAAGAATCCGGTGTTCAACAAGGCATTGGCAGATGCGGATACTGCATCTAAAAACAGTGATGATACCTATATTGAGCTCTTTTTCGAAGCTTTCGACAATATTAAGGGAGAAACAAAACTGGCTTCCCCTGATATTTTTGCCAACAAGGGCTTGAGTGACGAGATTAATTTTCAAATGACTGATGATGAGGTTAAACCTATCATAAGAAGAAAGATAGACGAATCTATAGTTTCGGCTTTCGAGGTACTTCGTGAGCGTATCGATGGATTTGGTGTTACGCAACCCAATATCCAAAGAGAAGGTAATTCTGGCCGTATATTGGTTGAATTACCGGGAGCAAGGGATATAGCTCGTGCACAGGATTTATTATCAAGTACGGCACAGTTAGAATTTTGGGAAACCTATCCGCAAAGCAATACTAGTTTCAGTACATTTTTGATTCAGGCGAACGAAAAATTGAAAAGTATTGTAGAGGTTGACGAACCAGAACCTGTTAAGGAAGAGTCGGAGCTGGATTCTTTGCTTTCGGATGTTTCTGCGGATTCGCTGGATTTGGCAACGCAAGTAAATCCATTATACGAATTGCTCATACCTGCCAACCCAGGCAGCAACGCAATGTTCCAGGCAGCTATAAAGGATACTGCTACCATAGGCTCTTATCTAAGAATGCCAGAAATTAGGAGATTATTACCGGCAGATATTCAATTTGTAAAATTTGTTTGGGAGAGACCATCTTCGGATGATGTGGAAGTTATCAACTTATACGCCCTTAAATCTAACCGCGACGGAACGCCAAGAATAAGTGGAGATGTAGTAAGTGATGCAAGGGGCGAATTTGACCAGTTCAGCAAACCTGTGGTAACCATGAACATGAATTCTAAGGGTTCTAAACTTTGGCAAAAACTTACAAGTGATGCCAATGTGAACCAAACAGGTATCGCCGTTGTTCTTGATAATAAAGTTTACACTGCTCCAGGTTGTTCCGTTGTTGGAGGTATTACAGGTGGTAGAACCGAAATCTCTGGGGATTTTACGGTTAATGAAACTAAGGATATAGCTAATGTACTGCGAGCGGGTAAATTACCTGCTTCTGCTGAAATCATACAATCCGAAATCGTAGGTCCTTCATTGGGTCAGGAAGCTATAGACAGTGGTTTCATGTCTTTCTTGATCGCCATGGCCATTGTATTGTTATGGATGATTTTCTATTACGGTAAAGCAGGTGCTTTTGCAGATATTGCTCTATTGTTGAACATCTTACTGATATTCGGAGTTTTAACTTCATTAAACGCGGTGTTAACCTTACCTGGTATTGCCGGTATCGTGCTAACCATTGGTATGTCCGTGGATGCTAACGTTCTTATATTTGAGCGTATCAAAGAGGAACTGGCAAAAGGAAAAGGAAAGAGTCAGGCTGTTGCCGATGGTTTTGGAAATGCACTATCTTCTATTTTAGATGCGAACATTACCACAGGTCTTACCGCTATTATTCTTTTCATTTTTGGTTCTGGTCCAATTAAAGGATTTGCAACAACATTGATTATAGGTATACTTACCTCTTTGTTTACGGCAATATTCATTACGCGTTTATTAGTGGATTGGTATATTAGTGGTAAGGGAAGAACGCTAGATTTCTCCACGAGCATTACAAAAGGGTTATTCAAGAACCTAAGTATAGATTTCTTGGTGAAGCGCAAGATTGCTTATGTGATATCAGGTATTTTAGTGGCCGTAGGTCTGTTTTCCCTGTTCTTTGGACCTGGGTTGCAACAAGGTGTTGATTTTGTTGGTGGACGCTCATATACGGTCCGCTTCGAGCAACCCGTGAATCCTTCAGAAATAGCTTCGGAATTAAATACGGTTTTTGGTAGCGGTACCAATGTTAAAACGTACGGGGAATCTAATCAGATAAAAATAACGACACCCTATAAGGTAGATGTTGAAGGTATTGAAGTAGATGCGGAAATTCAGGATAAACTGTACACATCCTTACAGAAATATTTGCCAGATGGTATAACAGAGCAGGCCTTTAGTGTTGGTAGCGATGATAAATCCATAGGTATTTTGCAATCGGTAAAAGTAGGTCCTACCATTGCCGATGATATTAAGAAAAATGCCTTCTTGGCAATCTTAGGTTCGTTAGCAGTAGTTTTCTTATATATTTTACTGCGTTTCCGTAGATGGCAATTCTCTTTAGGAGCGGTTGTAGCCGTTTTTCATGATGTACTCATCGTGTTGGGCGTTTTCTCCATTCTTGGAAAAGTGTTGCCTTTTAACATGGAAATTGACCAAGCTTTTATAGCGGCGATATTAACCGTAATAGGTTATTCCTTGAATGATACCGTGGTTGTTTTTGACCGTATTCGAGAGGTCATCGCGGAGCGTGGCTGGAAAGGTGGTGCCAATATCAATTCCGCCATAAACAGTACACTGGGAAGAACCTTGAACACCTCTTTAACTACATTGGTAGTATTACTGGCCATCTTTATTTTTGGTGGAGAATCCCTAAGAGGATTTATGTTCGCTATGATTGTTGGTGTAATCATAGGTACCTACTCTTCGGTATTTATTGCAACACCAATCATGTACGATGCACTTAGTAAAAAGATTACTTCAGGAAGTAAGGAGTAA
- a CDS encoding malate dehydrogenase has product MKVTVVGAGAVGASCAEYIAIKDFASEVVLLDIKEGYAEGKAMDLMQTASLNGFDTKISGSTNDYSKTANSDIAVITSGIPRKPGMTREELIGINAGIVKTVSSNLIQHSPNVILIVVSNPMDTMTYLVHKTTDLPKNRIIGMGGALDSARFKYRLAEAMQAPISDIDGMVIGGHSDTGMVPLTSHATRNSIRVSEFLTEERLEQVAADTKVGGATLTKLLGTSAWYAPGAAVSGLVQAIACDQKKMFPCSTYLEGEYGLNDICIGVPVILGKDGIERIVDVPLSDAEKTKMQESAAGVTKTNGLLEL; this is encoded by the coding sequence ATGAAGGTTACAGTAGTAGGAGCAGGAGCGGTAGGAGCAAGTTGTGCTGAGTACATTGCAATAAAGGATTTTGCATCGGAAGTTGTTCTTTTGGATATAAAAGAGGGCTACGCCGAGGGTAAAGCTATGGACTTGATGCAAACGGCATCCTTGAACGGTTTTGACACTAAGATTTCGGGTAGTACAAACGATTACTCCAAAACGGCCAATAGTGATATTGCCGTTATTACTTCCGGTATACCAAGAAAACCAGGTATGACAAGGGAGGAATTAATAGGTATAAATGCGGGAATTGTAAAAACCGTTTCCAGTAATTTAATACAACACTCTCCTAATGTTATCCTTATTGTCGTAAGTAACCCAATGGATACTATGACCTACTTGGTACATAAAACTACAGATTTACCAAAAAATAGAATCATTGGAATGGGTGGGGCTTTGGACAGCGCCCGTTTTAAATATAGACTAGCAGAAGCTATGCAAGCACCAATCTCGGATATCGATGGTATGGTCATAGGTGGTCATAGTGATACGGGTATGGTTCCATTAACCTCTCATGCCACTAGAAATAGTATCCGCGTATCTGAGTTTTTGACAGAAGAGCGTTTAGAACAAGTTGCTGCCGATACCAAAGTTGGTGGCGCTACGCTTACAAAATTACTAGGAACAAGCGCATGGTATGCTCCTGGAGCTGCAGTTTCTGGTCTCGTACAGGCCATTGCTTGCGACCAAAAGAAAATGTTTCCTTGTTCTACCTATCTTGAAGGCGAGTACGGACTAAACGATATTTGTATCGGTGTGCCCGTAATTCTTGGAAAAGATGGTATCGAAAGAATTGTGGATGTTCCTCTAAGCGATGCTGAAAAGACCAAGATGCAGGAAAGTGCTGCGGGAGTCACAAAGACCAACGGCCTGTTGGAATTATAA
- a CDS encoding DUF6588 family protein: MKYLLTGILTCSFSFLIAQTDFNEVFAAGVEDAERFTTDYLSPVSESAVFNMATGWYNSADAKPLGGFEISVIGNITGFKNKQDKKSFILNPSDYENLDFVDNPGTARPVSSALGDLEGIRVFVEVEVGPGLPPERREFELPTGLSAEGLDFIPSGYLQGSVGLIKGTEIKARFLPKIEYEGASVGIIGFGLQHDFTKLLPADKILPVAISAVIGYTKISGDYDLTEVSTIGGSDQRLESDISTWAFNAVVSTKLPIINFYGGLGYVTGKSVTDVLGDYTVGIGPFARTETDPFSITQKTNGVTGNVGAKLKLGFFRLNADYTLAEFNTLTFGLNFGFR, translated from the coding sequence ATGAAGTATTTACTTACAGGAATTTTAACGTGTAGTTTTTCTTTCCTTATCGCGCAGACGGACTTCAACGAGGTATTTGCGGCAGGAGTGGAAGATGCGGAACGATTTACAACAGACTATTTGTCACCGGTTTCTGAAAGCGCGGTGTTTAACATGGCCACCGGATGGTATAATTCAGCAGATGCCAAACCCCTAGGTGGTTTTGAAATCTCTGTAATCGGTAATATTACCGGTTTTAAGAATAAACAGGACAAGAAAAGCTTTATTCTTAATCCTAGTGATTACGAAAACCTCGATTTTGTGGACAATCCCGGGACAGCAAGGCCAGTTTCTTCCGCTCTCGGTGATTTAGAAGGTATAAGGGTATTTGTGGAAGTAGAGGTAGGTCCAGGCCTACCGCCGGAACGTCGAGAATTTGAATTGCCGACGGGACTTTCAGCCGAAGGTTTGGATTTTATACCATCAGGTTATCTACAGGGTAGTGTGGGGCTTATAAAAGGTACGGAGATAAAGGCGCGATTTCTGCCTAAAATTGAATACGAAGGCGCTTCTGTGGGCATCATAGGTTTTGGTCTTCAGCACGATTTTACCAAACTGTTACCAGCGGACAAGATTTTACCGGTAGCTATTTCCGCTGTAATCGGCTATACTAAAATTTCCGGCGATTATGATCTTACGGAAGTTTCTACCATAGGTGGGAGTGACCAAAGACTTGAATCGGATATTAGTACCTGGGCATTCAATGCTGTAGTATCAACCAAATTACCCATCATAAATTTTTACGGAGGTCTAGGGTATGTTACGGGAAAATCCGTAACCGATGTCTTAGGGGATTATACTGTTGGAATAGGACCTTTTGCACGGACCGAGACGGATCCTTTTTCCATAACTCAAAAAACAAACGGTGTAACCGGTAACGTAGGTGCTAAGCTTAAGCTAGGTTTCTTTAGGTTAAACGCAGATTATACCCTAGCGGAGTTCAATACGTTGACTTTTGGTCTGAACTTTGGGTTTAGATAA